A genomic window from Pseudoalteromonas piratica includes:
- a CDS encoding HvfX family Cu-binding RiPP maturation protein codes for MTLIHFYQSAIKKSQVLSWIPSLLFRLILAPVMIIAGYSKLGFSENPETFLQAITALPSIVSWFGNAEWGLGLPFPSLLAFLAAWTEFLGGWLLLIGLFTRVISIPLAFTMVVAMSTVHWSHGWFSVTPTNTEASAARVLDWLSIPGAQASLENSKQAAERLSKMRDILEEHGYTEYLYETGKPVILNNGIEFGFIYFAMLLSLIVVGGGKFVSADYWLARRFLVNLQS; via the coding sequence ATGACACTTATTCATTTTTATCAATCAGCCATTAAAAAGAGCCAAGTGCTGTCTTGGATCCCTTCTTTATTATTTCGTTTAATTCTTGCCCCAGTCATGATCATTGCAGGCTATAGCAAACTCGGCTTTAGCGAAAATCCTGAAACGTTTTTACAAGCTATAACAGCGCTGCCAAGTATTGTATCTTGGTTTGGCAATGCAGAATGGGGACTAGGTTTACCTTTTCCATCATTACTTGCTTTTTTAGCTGCATGGACAGAATTTTTAGGTGGGTGGTTACTTTTAATCGGCCTGTTTACACGAGTTATATCTATCCCTCTCGCATTTACCATGGTAGTGGCGATGAGCACAGTTCATTGGTCGCACGGTTGGTTTTCTGTGACACCAACAAACACGGAAGCAAGTGCCGCTAGAGTGCTTGACTGGCTTTCGATTCCAGGTGCACAAGCCAGTTTAGAAAATTCTAAACAAGCAGCTGAACGTTTAAGCAAAATGCGCGATATTTTAGAAGAGCATGGGTATACCGAGTATTTATATGAGACTGGTAAACCGGTGATTTTGAATAATGGCATTGAATTTGGGTTTATTTATTTTGCAATGCTGTTGAGCCTAATTGTTGTAGGTGGTGGTAAGTTTGTTAGTGCAGATTATTGGCTCGCGCGTCGTTTTTTGGTAAATCTTCAGTCTTAA